A segment of the Lycium ferocissimum isolate CSIRO_LF1 chromosome 10, AGI_CSIRO_Lferr_CH_V1, whole genome shotgun sequence genome:
CGCGCTCGACTTGCTACACCTCTTCGTACTGTGCAGAAAACATATCACGAGCCTGATGCGGATGATGTACCATTTGCTGATCCCATTTACTCTCGTAACCGTCCTAACCGACCAGTCCTCCTTATTGAGCCTCCTTATAGGATCACTAGTGATGATAAAGCCAAAGCTTCTGCTCGTTCAGTACAACCTGATGAAGAAAAAGACCAAAAGGTTGAAGCACCAATTGCATCACGGGCTGCTGATGACACAAATGGTTTGCCATCAACTCCGTCTGAGAAGGAAATTGTTAAGGTCTCGTCAGCATCAAATGCTAATGGTGATTTAAAAGCAGCAACTTCGTCATCAGATGGAAAAACAGTAAAACAAGGATCTACCAATCCAGTTAAAAGCAACTCTGAGAAAAACCAAGTTGCTTTAGCTGCTGGAAACCCACCGGGGTCAACGTCAGATACCAACATTGAGAAGGCAGATGTGGCATCTCCTGCTTCACAGGCACAACAAGATGCTGAAAGACCAATTTCACCACCTTCAGTGGGAAGGCCCATGTTAGAAGATAACATTGTTCTGGGTGTTGCCCTGGAAGGGTCAAAACTAACACTTCCGATTGAGGAAGAAACGACTCCACCCTCTCCCTCTCCAACATTTTTTGACTCAGAATCAAAAGAATTGGCTGCCTGCAGGAACAGGAATAGCTCGACCAGCTCAAACAAAGATAAGACGGACGATAAGATGGCAGGAGCTCCAAGCGCACAAAGTGCAATAAATGACCAAAAAGAGCGTGAAAAgtgatttttctttgttggttcAACAATGTGCAATAATGCACTAAGGCTATTTTTTAGAGCTTGCATTGTGCACACTGTAAATGTAGCTCATGAAATTCCATTATGTATAATTGTGGGGCAGTAGTTGGCTTTTATTTAGCAATTGATAATAATCAACAAAGGCATAATGCTACTAACTTTTAGCTTAAGGCTCGGCCCGACCATCTAATGTCTTTAGCTTGCAATTGAATTGGTTTGCACTTGGTTGTACCATGAACTCCAGCAAAGTTTGGACTGAAGTTTGACTACGATAGGATGAGCTTATTCATTGGTGATCATTAAAAACCAAATCAAGAAAGTTAAAGAAGCTGCTTCTCTTGTCTGGATTCAGAAAAGAACActgaaagtaaaaaagaaaaaaggaacgATTAATTATTAAAGAGAAATTTTATTCGTCATATTCACAGTGCCATCAAATATGATTAACAAGTATGAATGATGATCATTCAAGATCTCGAGCTTTACCAGTACACCAATCTTTCTTCGTAaatatcaaagttgtatacgaAATGAGTTTTACTTAGCCTTAGACAGTTTATGCAGCTCTTTCTGTGGGTCATGTACAGAGAGTTTAAACTGTTCCTTTTTGCGACTCTCTGGTCACTGTGTAGTACATCAAAGACAACTTATCATAATGGCAAAGATATGAGGCTAGTAGTTAAGAGGAAGATTAGGATACTGTGTTCTGAACACGGTCAACTAAAGATCCTACTTTGCTGCAGTTGATGCAAAATATAACAAATTTACGTGTGAATATCACGATGTGATCGACTTCCAACCTCCAATATGGTGTCAAATTAAGTTTTACACATGCAATCAGGAGCAGGGTAAGTATATATTGACTGCTTCTCCTTTCGTATCCGTATTTGTCCTAGTCTATTCTTGTGACCCTGCTGTACTGCCTGCTGAAATTCGGACCACTCCATACTCTTGTTCAGGAAGAGCTTGCCTAACAATGTCATGTTTGGTCGAATAGTCTTAAGATTCTTGTATGCTCGATGCCCCAACTGAGTTTTATTAACAACCGCGTCATGTCAGTTTCAACGCATAATCAAGACTAAGACTAGAATCCAGCAATTGATCAGAAATTCTAATATACAATTTAATTACCAGTGCATTGTGCATATTGCCGGGAGAAGCAGAAATGAATATATCGCTCTGCATGCTCACGTAATAATCCACAGCTGCTAATAAAGAAGCTTTTCCTTCTACTTCAGACAGTTCATGGGAAGAAGCAAGGCTTTTCTTGTCCTCCATAAATGGAAACAACTGGCGAAGAGCTGACATCCTTGCTTCTCCACCGTACACCTgatgaacaagaaaaaaaaaaaaaaaaaaaaaaaccccaaacaGTGGTTAGCTGTTGTTGACAATGAAACACATCGTTCTTCGTAAGAAATAAGTTATGTCATAGTTAGACACCTTGTGGGAAGCAAGATATAGGCGTGTGCTGTTGTTAAATCCCAAGGCTGCCAAAAGGAGTCCTATCTCTTCAGGAGTTAATGGACAACGCCCTTGGCCTCTTAACTCCTCATCTGTGAACTGGGAGTTAAGCACTCTCCCTTGCCAAAGTACTTGGCGATATTTTGCAAGAGCAAGTTTCTCAGCTTTGCCGCCACCAAAATCACAAGCTGAGTGAGCAGCCATATCCTGTTTAAAAGACGTTTTCCAGGCAGTTAATACCTAAGTGCATTAAATGCCAAATTCTCATCTTGCTCAAAAGCTATTCTATTTGGTTCCGATactctatgttgctcggactcttcaaaaatgttgaTGGGTGAATGCGGGATCCCCCAAAAGTAGTGCACTTTCTGAGGATATGACAATGGTGTGGCAACATTTTGGAGAGACAGAGCAACGGAAGGTTCAGTTAATGGATGGGGGTGGATCAGAATTGAAGGTATCCAAGtgaattttagtgaaaaaaaagTCGGGTTTTAACTTTATTGGAGATTTTTTGGGCATAGTTACCCCTGACAGATAATTTTTATAGTTTGCCTTTAATTTACTGAACCTTCATATAAAAGTGtcttttttttataaggtaaCGTTTATATAAATAGTGTCTTTAACTAGCATAGACATGGAGCATTGATGTAAAAATCACTGATACACAGTGCTACGCCCTCATAGTTGTCACAGAAGAAACTAAAAAGCCCAAGAACACTGACTCCACTTCAAGCATAGTCTATGATAGTAATAAGAATGGAATGACTGAGCAAAGTAgaagataatcatactttatcaaAGCGAAGATGCAATACAACATACTTTCCGGCTCCTGCTCTGTCATTTTCCCTATCATGGAAATGTGTAGCACTTGATGCGCTATCCAAACTAGGAGGGCTACGCAGATGACTGACGAGTGCATCACCTAACGCTCTGACATGGGGAACAAAAACTAGGGCGTGAAAGTTGACCTTACAGCGCAGATGCTGGATGTCTGAAGGTAGGTTATCAAAAGCCAAACGGTGAGAGAATGGAGCTATAGCTACGATCCCATAGCTGGAAGAAAGAagcaaatattattatttttattcaaGCTTATCATACGAAGAGAACTTAGTAGTATGTTTAAATTGTTGAAAGCAGAATGTCCCAGTTAAATCAAGCAATCTACAAAAATGGATCTGGTAATAACCAGTAGCTGgcaaaaatgaaaatctatgAAACAGTGCAATAACTGTCTTATGTGATGATGAAATATTTCCATGATGttcttgctttttctttttttggtttttccttCTCATTGCCCAAGGGAATGAGGGATAGGGTTGTCAGTGTCGATCATTGTTTGTCAGAGACCCTATTAAACGTCGGATccattttgattaattgatttcACATCTTTAAGAGGATTTGATAGTTTCTGATAGCTCCAATCTTGTATGCATCTATTTTAGTGCTATGACGAGAAACAAATGAGCTGTGAATGACACATTAATAGAGGGAATATGACGTCCATTGAAAGTGATCATAGGAATATTTAAATGTTAAATTGATAGTTGCAACTCATTTGACATGGAAATAACACACGTAAAAGAATGAATGAATGTCAAATCACTTTCATCAAATGTAACCATCATGTAAAACAACACTTTTCAGAAGTCCGACATATTTCAGGAGCAATGACATGAATACTTAGTTGGTAATTCAGTAAATCTCAAAAAAGAGGTAGGTATTTCAGTAGTACCTCTGCATTAGAGGCAGAACATTCTCCAGGTACCATGAAGCAGAAGCATGTACAGGTGCTGTCTTAATTCTAGTAGCACGTATGCCCGTTGCATAATATTCTCTGGTACTCCAGGAGTAATCACTGGGAAGCTCTTTAACTATAGAAACATCACCACTCAAGACACTGATAAAGTGATCAACGTCAAATATATCTGCAAAGGAACTGTGAAAAAGGCACTTCAATTCAACATAGAGCTTTAGAAGTACATAGAGAATGGATAGTGCAACAGCTGAATCTAATTACCTCGAATCCTGCCAAACTGGATTTACTTCAAGATACGGAATTACAAGTGTTGCATTTAAAATTTTAGCAACAGCTACTGCATCACAGATCTATCATGGGAGCACGtaaacaattaataaatcaTTCATGAGAATGAAATGCCCCGAAAGTAATAGACATCAAGAATATGGAAACTAAACAATATCATAAC
Coding sequences within it:
- the LOC132033621 gene encoding O-fucosyltransferase 31; the encoded protein is MNYFRRTPTSRKIAWPLQIGGLLLLLLPNLFPSLFSPLSRSYPSLFSEWNAPRPMHLHLLNRALQQQTSNAQEADLWSPLPNQGWEACADNLDTQSSHRKSQLYIQVFLDGGLNQQRMGICDAVAVAKILNATLVIPYLEVNPVWQDSSSFADIFDVDHFISVLSGDVSIVKELPSDYSWSTREYYATGIRATRIKTAPVHASASWYLENVLPLMQSYGIVAIAPFSHRLAFDNLPSDIQHLRCKVNFHALVFVPHVRALGDALVSHLRSPPSLDSASSATHFHDRENDRAGAGKYVVLHLRFDKDMAAHSACDFGGGKAEKLALAKYRQVLWQGRVLNSQFTDEELRGQGRCPLTPEEIGLLLAALGFNNSTRLYLASHKVYGGEARMSALRQLFPFMEDKKSLASSHELSEVEGKASLLAAVDYYVSMQSDIFISASPGNMHNALLGHRAYKNLKTIRPNMTLLGKLFLNKSMEWSEFQQAVQQGHKNRLGQIRIRKEKQSIYTYPAPDCMCKT